From the Kribbella sp. CA-293567 genome, the window TTCACAACTGGTCGAGCCAACCGCGCAGTGGCACGGTCGGCCTCACCCTGCCGGCCAACTTCACCGCTGACGCCACCACCAAGCCGTACGGCGTACTGCAGCCGGGCGCCGAGACCACGGTGACGTTCCAGCTCACCAATACCGACACGGCCTTGCCGGCCTCGCAGAACGTGCAGCTCCCGATCACGACGGACGAGAGCAGCGAAACCCTGACGCTCTCCCTCGTTCCGGCAACGGCGATCGCGCGAGCCCCGGCGGCGCCGATCGTCGACGGCAAGGCTTCGGCAGGCGAGTACCCCGGTGCGACCCTCGACCTCGGCCGCATCTGGCAGGGCGCGAACTCCTGCACCGGCGTGGACGACTGCGGTGTCTCACCGACCGGCGAGGGCAGCACCGCGAAGGTCAGCTGGGCCGGCGACGCGCTCTACTTCTTCGTCCACGTCCGCGACGACTTCCAGTCCTACGCGGTCACCCCGCAGGAATGCGTCGGACACTGGCAGGCCGACTCGGTCGAGATCCTGCTCGATCCCCGGGGCACCGCGTCGCAGGTGCTCAAGGACACCGCGAACACCTTCAAACTGGGCGTCTTCCCCTTCACCAACGATCCGGCCAACGGCAACGGCCCTTGCTGGGAACGCGATGCCGACAACCACCAGGGCTACTCGTCCGGTGCGCTCGACACCGGCAACGCCCCCGGGGTGCAGGTCGCGACCACCGCCAACTGGGTCGGCAGCAACGAAACCACCACCCCGCACGCGTACGCCGGTGGCGGCTACGACCTGGAGGTGAAGATCCCGCTCGCCGCGCTGCCCGCCGCGGTCGATCCCGCCAAGCTCGGGCTGAACATCACGCCGTACGACAACGACGACACCTCGGCAGCCGGTACGACGACGCTGCGGCACATCGACATGAGCACCCGGCTCGGCTGGTCGGCGCTCGGCTCGGTCCAGTCCGATCCGTACCGCTGGGGTCGAGCGACCCTCACCGGCTATACGCCGCCCGCCGATCGCCCGACCACTCCGGCACCGCCGAACGTGTCCAATCCGAACCTCAACGGCGCGTTGTCACCCCAGACGATCGCGCAGTCGGCGCGCAGCGGCGTACCGATCTCGGGCCGGGTGCCGACCACCGACCTCAAGATCCTGTACGCCGGGCTGAACCGCACCTCGCTCGACCTCTACACGCTGGCAGGCACCCCGGGAACGGCGAGACTGTTTCTGTGGAGCGGTCCGGTCGACGCGATCCCCGTCTACACGACCAGTTGCTCACCGGCAGCCGATCCAGCGCCGGACTACGGTCTGACCCCCTGCGCCGTCACCGATGGCGGCTATCCGCCTTGGTCGCCGGACATGAGTGGCCATGTGGTCAAGCAGACCAGCCGGCAGTTGACTCGTGGGGTGAAGCACTTCTCCGTGCCGTTGACGGCCGCGCAGCGAGCTCGGCTGGCAGCGGACGGCCGGTTGCTGCTGTCCTTCGAGACACCGCGGAACGAGGTGCAGGCTTTCGACGTACGGCTCAGCCGGCGGTGAAGTCCAGGCCGTTGCCGTCTGCAGCGCGAAGCTGCAGACGGTCGGCTTCGATGGTGTAGGTCAGTTCGCCCTGGAGAACGGCGAGAATGCTTCGCTCGAGCTTGCCGACGTCGCCGCTGCAGCCCTTGAGAGTCATACCGAGTTCGCCGATGGTCACCTTGTTGCCGGTGCGGGCGACCATCCCCTCGAAGGAGTTGCAGCCGGTCGAGCCGGTGATCCGGGCACCCCCGATCGTGAGGTGAGCCCGGTCGGCGCCAACCGTGTGCGATGCGGTTCGGCCGGAAACCACGGTCTGCAG encodes:
- a CDS encoding sugar-binding protein, whose amino-acid sequence is MKRILVLFATVLLVAAGLPATTAEAHLGTPYVADRATKIDVMGEWAHPDDDTSIIGPCGVWHQRYGTKCGIIMVTRGEGGGNSAGNELGPALGLRRENEDRVAHYRSGTVDIFNLDRVDFFYNQSAPLTQYFWDEEETLRRVTRVIRTTQPEIYLGFTPTLNAGHGNHQQAGRLIWEGVLAAADPTKFPEQLEGKNALSTWQVKKVFSGGSTAGTGGTTTAANCTTGFTPTGLDTVAGVWTGYDSPYKWPAGNLQGKPAGEAKSWQQVADEGRAAYPTQSRVMYKGVSAPACPRFGMTRSFVPFQPNSSPAAGLDDAILFGATKPDPGGLPMGTLEYLTFSRFSNVAGEPFQATLHLQGSLQPGKAELTVPPGWTTDGPKQVGRVNGSKAVTFTVTPAATAAVNQNFKISALFTSGTKTGYTDNVVRIVPPAEGRFQRWGNWQEYDEWLATTAPEATRLGRSAAIQSMPVGSTLTLPVVVHNWSSQPRSGTVGLTLPANFTADATTKPYGVLQPGAETTVTFQLTNTDTALPASQNVQLPITTDESSETLTLSLVPATAIARAPAAPIVDGKASAGEYPGATLDLGRIWQGANSCTGVDDCGVSPTGEGSTAKVSWAGDALYFFVHVRDDFQSYAVTPQECVGHWQADSVEILLDPRGTASQVLKDTANTFKLGVFPFTNDPANGNGPCWERDADNHQGYSSGALDTGNAPGVQVATTANWVGSNETTTPHAYAGGGYDLEVKIPLAALPAAVDPAKLGLNITPYDNDDTSAAGTTTLRHIDMSTRLGWSALGSVQSDPYRWGRATLTGYTPPADRPTTPAPPNVSNPNLNGALSPQTIAQSARSGVPISGRVPTTDLKILYAGLNRTSLDLYTLAGTPGTARLFLWSGPVDAIPVYTTSCSPAADPAPDYGLTPCAVTDGGYPPWSPDMSGHVVKQTSRQLTRGVKHFSVPLTAAQRARLAADGRLLLSFETPRNEVQAFDVRLSRR